A segment of the Spirosoma oryzicola genome:
CTCTGGCATCGACATGCCCTTTTTCTTTTAGTTCTTCAGCAATTTCTTCGGGTAATATGTTTAGCAGTAGGGCTTCAGAGCGGTCTTTTTCAACTTTAAGAGCCGCTCTTGATTTCTTGACGTAGTTGAGTTGAGCCCATAAGCCTACCGCTACCAGAAGGATAAAGCCTAACGAAAGGATACTCATATTCCGCTGCTTTTCCTGCCGCTCTACCTCCTCTTTATGTTTCAGCTGAATGATGTGTTCTTTCTGCACATAGGCAATACTATCGACCAACTGCTGCTTCTGGAACTCGATATTCATGACCCGGTTAGCCGTTTCGGATAAATTTAAACTGTCTTCAAGCGTGTTAGCCTGCTCAAAGTAGTATAGGGCCTGGCCGGTGTTTCCGAACGCTTTATAAGACTGGTACAGGCAATCGCACCCCCGTTTCTTCATCGAAACTGACCCTACTTTTTCGGCTAATTGCAAACCATTCCGGCATTTTTTTACTGCGTCTTTGCTCTTCCCCAGCCGGTACATAATAGTACCTATCGCAATCTGTGCTTCTGCTTGGCTATGAAGGCTTCCTATTTGGTTGGCATAGGTCAGACAGCGAGTATAATAAGGTAACGCTCGTGCGTAAGCTGACTGTTCATTGAATAAATCACCGAGGCTATTTAGCGCCATTATTTGCAATTGCTTATCCTGTCTTCTGTCAGCAATCTGTAGTGATTCATTAAAACTTTGAAATGCTTTATCGTACTTACCCAGTTTCACATAAATATTGCCGATAGCATCTTGTGTCTGAGCAATCCTTTCCTGTTTATTTTCTTTTTTAAAAACAGCATACGCCTGCGTAAAATACTTCATTGCATTGCTGTAATCTTTTACCTTACCATAAATTAAACCAACATTGTTGGTTGCAGCAGCCCAGTTCTCTATATCACCAATCTCTTTAAAAATGAGCGTAGCCTGCTGAAAATACGCTAATGCCTTGGCATAGTTTCCCTGACTATTATAGATGTTACCTACATTGTTCAGCGTTGAAGCTACTCCTTTTTTATAGTGTATCTTTTTGAAGATTTCGGCGCCATCTTCAAAAGCAACTACTGCTTTCGAAAAATCACTGATATAATAGTAGGTTATGGCTTTACAGTTGAAACAATCACCTACTTTCTTCCAATCGCCGATCTGCCGATAAAGTTTTTGGCTTCTTTCAAACAGCACCAAAGACGGCTGATAGACCTGAGTATCCTGATAGTGAATACCTAAGTTAAAAAGACTATCGGCCAACTTTCTAGTATGGATTGATGCTTTGTTCTCGGCCAATACTACCCTTTGTCTTGAGGGGGTATGTGCATGTAGCTTTCCTATTAGACTGTTTGTCAGACAAAGTATCAGCCACATGCACATCCACTGTCTCATCATAACCTGACAACTATACCCGAGCCATCTCCTCCTCCAGATATTATATCCAGCTGTTCATCGTTCAGTTCCATATCCTCCACTGGCTCTGTGGGCAGGTTGGTATGACCGATAGTAGCTTCCGTTTGGGCTGCGATGATCGTCTTCTTGTCGTTCTGTAATTCCATGACTTTGTCTGTTTAAATACGTTTTACAGAGCAAAGTTGCTCGCATATTTTATGACAAAACTGACAAAAGAGCCGACAAAACGAACACACGCACCAACATCACAATCTACTTGCACTAACGATCTGTTTCAATCGGGCAATAACACTCCCCCTTTATGCTCGGGGGAGTTTCTATGCCTGCTTATACCACTTGTATAGACCATTTTTTATGATTTCCGGCGTAGCGAAGGCGCTACACACGGGACTCTTACGGCTATATCTATTCAAAGAATGCATATGAATATTTTTTATATTCTCTGCTCTTTGTTTCGTTCTGGTATTACAAAGTTGGGTATTTACTACTAAGCGATCAAAAACGTCTGGTTATAGTTTATTCCCCTAGGTTATAAACCCTTAGGTGACTTTCTGATTTTAGCCAGCCGGTTCATCAAGCGTCTGCTCTAAATGGCTAAACAAATCATCGGCTGAGATAAGCCAATTGTCATCGAACTGACCAAAATCATCAGATGTCGAGTCCACATCGTTGTTGATCCAGCTATCAAAAGAGAACTCCGTATCAATGTGCTTTTTCATGAGCGTGTCTGTTTAAAGAGTCATTATCGGGTTGTTTTTGTCTTCGTTTGATGATTCAAAATTGGTCGTATTTCCCCCCGTTTTCAATAATCATCGGTTATATCGTAATCTGTTTGGGTATAGATTATTCCGTTAGGTTATAAAGCAAAAAAGCCGGCAAATTGCCAGCTACAGTGGAGTAATGCTCCTGAAATTGCAACGCCCAACCCAGTGCTTCATCAACTAAAAGCAGCGCTCACTGAATCGAGCGCTGCCGTTTAAAAATATTAATCTACCTCTACACAAACGGGTTGTCGAGCCTTCTGAGCATCATAATGCTTAGCCAAACAGTGATAGATCACCAGTTCGTAGGCCCGTTGTTTAGCCGGGAAAAGACGATTGATAATCATGTGGATCAAGCTTTGCAGAATAGGCATAAGCTGCGGTGGTCCCGGAAATGCCAGGCGAAGTTTGTTCGTTAGCTCCGCTGTCATGCAATCCGGCACAGTTTGGTTTGGAACACCTTGATAAGCTGTGCTCAGCGCGTGGTCGATTAACGGACGGTAATGTCTGAACTTTTCATTCTGTTGCCGACGCAGATTTACGTCGCCGTTGAACTCAGCGAAAAATCCGTCTTTCATCTGATTCATTAGCTGGCTCCGCTCGCCAGTAAGCAGCCCCACCCCCGTTAGCAGACAATCGATCTTAGCGACTGCAAAGGCAAAGCGACTGCTCTCATCGAAAACCGCTTTGTGCTGGGCCAGAAACGCAAGTGTTGACAGACTATCGTAATGAAAAATGGCCTCACAAAGTTCGATTTGCTCATGGCCATACCGTTCGATTTCGCGGACGTAGGTATCCATCTGAACCCGGTGAACAACGCCCTCGTGGACCCGGTCGCGCAGAGCCTCTTCCACCTTCCGCATGACTACATGGTGAAAATCAAGGTATGGGTTTCCCCGGAACCGCAACCGGAGATGGGGGTCAACATCTTTATACCGAATGAAAAAGAACTGATTGATGACTCCTTTCGCCAGCAGTTGCTCCACAACCGGGTATAATACAGTGGCCAGCAAGTCGTCCGACGTTTTTTCGCCAGTATATATTTTCAGGTACAGCCATTCGCTACCTACCGAAAAACGACGTTGAGGCAGGGTTTTCAAACTGGGCATCAGGCCGAATAATTTCGGAGCCGACGGATTATGGAACGGAATAACTACCTCATTTGTAAAGGGCTGCCCTCCTACCGATACCGGGCAGTTGTCGGCGGTGGCGAGGTACTCATAAATCCTGACGCTGTTTCGCTTCTGCAATTCAGCAACCAAAAGGCTTAACGACTGCGGATTGTGTAGGCACACGAGCAACTCGTGGTCGTGCATACCGACGACGAACTCCTGGGGAAGGCCCTTCTCATTCAACTGGATTGCCAGCTGAAACAAATTTCCCAACTGCAGATCCTTGGCCTGCAACTGCCAGGTAGCCCGGCTCAGAATAATATTTTTATAACGAACGCGTGGCAAATAAGCCTGTTCGGCCAATACACCCCAGTTCCATTTCACATCCAGATGACTATCCTGATGTTGCAGATCGCACAGAAAACGATACGTGGGTAATCCCTGATGGTAGTTATGAGCGTTGGTCAGGCGTGGTATAACCCGTTTGTTTAGTCGACGGGAGCGCAGCACTACCCGACCATTTCGCACCGAGATCAGTAGATCATCTATAGGAATCTGGTATTCCTGATCGACCGACGATTGCGCCAGATAAGGAATTTCGTACTGGTAGAGCGTGGGGCGGGTCAGTATATTGCCAGCCCGGTTTTCTGGAAAGTGAACTACTTCGGCAAAAATAACATCAGGATGGTGTTGCTCCGTAGCCCGGACACAGCTCTGTACCGCTTCGGTCAACGGAGAGCTACCTTCACAAAATCGGCTCAGTAATGTAGCGGCTGACGGTCCTTTGCAAGCTTGCATCACAAACCGATACTCATTTTTGTCGATAGCCTCCCCCGATTTTGCTAGCCAGTTTCCAAATACATAAAAGCTTTCGGGTAAGGCCTGCCCATCGCGACGCTGTTTAGCAATGTGCTCTAGGTCGGCCTGGCTTAATTCAATCTCGGCCTGGTGACTATAAAGACTCTCTGAGTACTTGTTCAAGACAAATGATTGCCACCAGTTCCAGGTTGGTGGTTGCAAAACGCCCTCGATGTTAGGTAAAGACAGATCGTCAATCATGGGCGCGTAACCAACGCCCAACCCCGACTGAACGCCGTAGCCAATACCGTATTCACTATCCAGCGCCAGTGCCAGCGGAATTTCCTCCTGCTCGTAGCGGTCATAGAAACGGCGCTTCAAATCGTCCATGTCCGGGCAATGGTGGGGCTGATTGAGGACGGCTAACTGTTCGATCTGTTGACGCAGGTGTTCCATTGCCGACTGGCCGACGGTTAATGACCCTTCCTCGTAGAACGAATCGACCTGAAGCCGGTCTATGGGTGCGTCAAGCTGTCGCCCATCCAGCCAGGAGCCGATATGATTGCCAAGGTCAACAACGTTTGGGGTCGTAGCAACCAATTCTTTTAATTGAATCAGATCCTGGGTTATCAACTCGGTGTCCGACAGAGCAGCCACTTTAGCAATTAGTACATCGAGATAGGACTCACCGATAAGCACTGGGTCAAGATCGCAACTAAGCAACTGCTCGTCGATGAGTTGTTCGACAAAAGCGCATGCTTCATCTTCTTCGATGTTCATCTCCACAAGGTAGTTGACCAGTTGGGGTACCGTTGCGCCCGTTCTGGCCTGCTCGAACAACCGTTTCAGAAACTGATCACCCGTAAGCGCTGTAATAAAGTAGTGGCGGCTAGCTGTGGTTTGCTGCATTTCCACATACCGGAAATTGCCACCAACGGCATACAAAGAGTTGTTCGTGTAAAATAAGACCTGATTACGGATGATCGGCTGTGCCAGCAGCCAGTCCCGGACGGCCATCAGACATTCGATATCAAGCCGACTATGGCGACGAACGGGCTGGGGATTTTTCCTTCTCAGCCGTGTGTAATCCGCAGGGAGAGCCAGCGAGCAGCCAGCGAAAAGTCCGTATGGCGTACACCGGGTACTCATTCGGATGGCGTATTTGTAAAGCGTTTGCAGCAGTTTATGAACGTCGGAGAGCTGCTCTCCCGATAACCACCGCATGAAACGTTCATAAAGGGTGGGCGAAGCCAGATAGATCGCTTCCTGAGCAAACGGATCGCTGTACCACTCGTGGAGGAGTCCGTCCAGAGGATGATGAAGTAGGCGGGCCTGCATCTCATTAAGTTTACTTATTGAGAAAACCGGGCGACGTATAACAAGAAACGGGTACAATGTGAACATATTACAAAACGGGAAGGACACTTATTTCCAATTTTGCGATATATTCACAGTGTACCTAACTAATTTTATTAAGGGGTGAACAGAAGGTTGCAACTAGTGTAGAGTTTCTCGATGACCTGTGCTTCACATCCAGACAGTAATGCGTAAGGGATTCCGTGGACAACCCAAAAAGGTCTTTTCCCTCACGAAAATAGTTCCCGTTTTATTCATTCAATTCCCCTGATAAGCACGACTCTAAGGCCACTTGGAATTGACCAAACGAATAAGGCTCATTAATAAAAGCCGTCGGGTGAAGTTTATAGTTACTGTACAGATGAAAGGGGTACACTGAGGTCAATAATAGTTTTTCCTGCCTCCGTAACGCATCCAGCACTGAACTCTCGATTTCTTGATTGGGGGGCGGCAGACAGGCCAAGGTTAGTTTAATTTCCGTGTTCAGAAGTTGCTCAATTGCTTTATCCGTGAACGCACCGGTCCAGACAATATCCAGGAAACCGGTGCGGTTCACAAACTTAGTGAGCAGACATTCGCCAGCTCCATAATGAGAAAGGAGAAGACTGGGAATCATTCGATTACTGGACAGTAAAGATTGTCATCAAACAGGGAATGCTAGATTTTTGCGTTTTACTCTGGATGTTATCCGTGGTGAGGTTATAGATACGCTCCTTAGCAAGAACAAGACGTTGGGGTTGGGGTTGCGTTTGCATGAAGAACACAGTTTACGGGGTTTCTTTGTGCGATTGATGAAACAAACCTAGGGCTGCGAAAAGCGATAAAAAAAGTATTTCGTTCAATAGGACCGATACGCTCGGTAAACAACAGGTAAACCACGGCGAATGTATTCGCCGAATCTAGGCGAGCTTTAGTTGGAGCGTCACCTGGTACGTATCAGCTACGGTATTAACAGCCAGTTCGTGCCGGTCAGGATACAGAATTTGCAGACGCTTTCGCGTATTCACCAGACCAACCCCCCCCGGCTCTGTCCCGGTTTTATCTATCTCGGAGATGCCGAGGCTGTTTTTGACAATAAATGTGAATAGTCCGTCCTGCATAGAGGCATGTATATAAATAAAAGCTGCTTGCTTGCTTTTGCGCACGCCATGTTTGAAGGCGTTCTCCACAAAGGAAATTAGCAATAGTGGGGCGATCTTATACCCTGCGAGATTTCCCCTTTGGTCAAACGTAATGGTTACTTGGTGCCCATGTCGGATACGTTCGAGATCCAGATAATTCTGAATGTAAGCCAGTTCTTTTGCTAAATCAGCCTGGCCTTGATTCGACTCGTAAAGCCCGTACCGCATTAAGCTGGCGAGTTTCAAAACCTGCTCAGCCGCTTGCTCATTCGTATCCATGATATCGACATAGACACTGTTCAGCGTATTGAACAGAAAGTGTGGGTTGATCTGCGATTTAAGAAAGTTGATTTCAAGCTGAAGATTTTCCTGCTCTAAAGCCAGTTTATCTCGTTCCAGCGTCAGTTTATCCCGCTCCAAGACGATCCTGTCTAACTCTAACTTGGCGTTCTTTTTTTGGATGAAAATGATATCACGTATTGATTTGACCGATATGGTTATGGTTGGTATAAACAAGGCAAGGGTGTAATTCCAAGTGGCTATGCGTGCACTCTTGAAACAACCCAACCAGCCTCCGTCCTTCAAAAACAACTCCCAGGCTATTGTTATATACGTCTTTTCTTTACCTATGTATCCATCCGTAACATCCAATAAACTCTTGAACATCAAATAATTGATCGCGTAAGTCACATAAAAAACGCCTATCAGATACCCTAGTGTAACAAGTAACTTTTTTTTGTAAAGAAATTTAGGAAAAATGAAATAACAAGTAAGATAAAATAGAGTAATATTTATTAACAAATCTATCAGACTAACAACATTAATAACCAATGCGTTGTCTCTGTAGACTGCCTTTGTCACTACTCGCCCCACGCAGAAATAAAACAGTATCCACAATCCTACATGCAATCCTACTCTTAAGCACTTCTTCTTTGTTAGCTGTTTCATGCTCCCTACCGCATCATCCGTTTCAACACGTCCATTACTCGCTCCCGGTACGTAACGCCAATGGGTACGCGCTTTCCGTTTAATGTTGTAATCAGGTTTCCATCTATTTCCTTTATAGCGCCCAACCGGATTAGGTACGAGCGATTGACCCGTAGAAATTCATCCGCGGGCAGCATCGACTCCAGCTTGCCCATTGTCATGTAGGTCAGAATCGAACGTTCTGATAAATGAATGGTCAGATAATCGCTGTCGCTCTCCACGAAGAGTATATCGGAAGGAGCCACCCGGATTAACTTCTTATCTTCTTTTACCAGAAAGAAATTCCCTTTTTGCCCCGCTGGCTCTGTCAGTTCTGATTCTGCGATAGGTGCCGGCACTGGCTCAGCGGTCGGTATGTTGGGTGTGCTATCGGGAGTGGTTACGGGTGCGGTACTTACTCCCTGACGGGCTTTGTACTTGTTAATCGTTTGCATAAACCGCTCAAAAGGAGTCGGCTTGAGCAGATAGTCTAGTACGTCGTGCTCGTATCCCTGCACGGCATATTCAGAGTAGGCCGTTACCATTACTACCGCCGGACGTGGAAAATTGGGCCGACTCGCCGGTAAAGCTTTTAGAAATTCGATTCCCGTCATCTCAGGCATCTCAATATCCAGAAAAATCAGGTCGGGTTTAGCCTGTTCAATCTCAAACAGGGCATCAACAGCATTGTAGGTCTGCCCTACGACCAGCAGATAAGGTACGCGCTTAATGTATCTTTCGAGCAAGACATGAGCGGGAGCTTCATCGTCTATAATAAAGCAACGGATAATGGGCTGCATAGGTAAGGTTGTATCACAGGGAGGTAAACGATGAGTTCAAACACCGTAATAATACATGGATTCACCGAAACGGATGCGCAGTTGACCGAAATAAGTTGATCGATGTCATTGACAGCATTTACTTCGATTCACCAAGCAACCCAAAATTAAACAACCAAACGCTGTACTCACATGAATCCAATTGCGCTCAAAATCCGTAAGCTTCGCGAAATTCACAACTACCCACAAGAATATGTTGCGTTTCAGTTGGGAGTAAGCCAAGCCGCCTACAGCAAAAAAGAAACGGGTCGCACCGAACTGTCGCTAACTGTTTTACAGCAGGTGGCCACCCTCTACGGTATCAGCCTTGTAGACCTCATTGGTCTGACACTACAGGATCTTATTGTTCATGCCGTGAAGCAGCAGGTTTCGTAGAGCTTATTGATCGTATATTCCTAGAAAGCTTGACCAGTTTTAGACCCATTGTAGGTAGTAGGCACTCCCGTTCACCCTCCACGGGTAAATAGTTAAGCTAGGAGTAGCTATCCCATCCAAAGGCTGAGTTATCTTGACTGCCCCCGGTTGATCATTCCGAGAGTCAATGCCAATACCCGGCGAACGCAAAGCATAGCTCAGTCTGACCATAATGAGAAGTAAGAGACCGTTAAGAGGTCGACCAACGCAACCTTCGCCGATGTGCAGCAATCGTTGTCTTCTTCCAGTACCAGTTGTTAATTCTGAGGTAATCCTGTTTTGACCGGACTCTTTGCTTATGTAAGCGTCAAGCGACTTAAGTTCCAAAATCAATCCGAAAGCGGTAGCTTAATTCTGAAGGTCATCAACGCATAGTATAATACCCGCACCACGGTGGCCTTCACCATAATTGAATCTTTAATCGGGCTGACGGCATCAAATCAAAAAAGTTGACATGAACGGGGTCAGACCTCTCGTTTTTGTCAACTTGTACACGGGGCAGGGGCTATCGGCGCTTAATTTGAAGTCTTGACCAGCTTTCTGACCTGTACGGCACTGGCTCCTTTGGGCGTATTTTTGATTTCGAACGTAACCCGGTCATTCTCTTGAATCGGATCGATTAGTTCGTTCTGATGCACAAAAACGCTTTGCTGATTTTGCTGATCCCGGATGAAACCAAAGCCTTTTGCCGAATTGAACATGGTTACGGTGCCACGTCTGACTACCTCTACCAGTTCAGGCTCACGTTTGGCAACCCCAATCACAATTTCCTCCTGGTCGACAGATTTATACCCTTTAGGGTCGGGTGGCGTCGTGGACAGATTGCCATTTTCGTCGACATACGCTAACATCTGATCCAGGCTCTGCCCCTTCGTGAGGTTAGCTTTTCGATCGTCGCGCTTTCCCTGCTTGTCCTGTTTCTTTTTTTGCCGGGCTTTTTCTTTTTCCCGTTTACTGAAGGTTTCGTTGGATGCTCCCATGGCCCGTCAATTAGTTTAGTAGTGAATAATAGCTGTTCGAACCGACAGCACGCTTGTACGACTCCATGCCAACCAGTCGCTCTTGGCTGTTTCCGAAAAACAATCTGGAGTGATACGATTATCGTCGGTAGACTGCATGAAGACCTATGATCATCGACTGGGACAAATCAGGAAGGAACTACCGGATGAGCGCTTTAACGACAACCGGCAAATTAATTCTTTAGTTCTACTAAACGAGGGTTGTGGGTTATCAGGCCGGGAGGATGGCTATGTTTTGCCTGCTTCTTGGGATGGAATGCGGAGCAACCGCGTTTACCAAGCATTATTTGTTTTGCGCGAACACACCGACAGATGAGCGCCTGAAATGGTTTTTCTTGTCAACGTACCCTTGTTCATTTTTAGTGCCTGTTCCACTGCCCTTAACGCCAATTTGCAGATCCGATAGTGCAGACAAGGACTGAACGACAAACATATCTAAACCAACCCGCGTAGCAGACCCATCATTTCGAAAAAGATGGGTCTAACCGATGTTATGGCTGGCTCAGTTGATCAATGACAAAATTGTATTCAGCCGATAAAGCTCTACCTACCAGATAATGGCTACTAAGTAAACCGATGAACAGCAGCGGGCTTTTATTCATTGCCCCCAGCACCGCATCATGTTCCAATAACTGACTCTTAAGCATGTACTTACGTCGATACAGCTTCTTACGGACCTGATAATCCATAGACTTATTCTGTTATTCTTTATTAAACGGTAACCGCCCCTATTAATTGTTCGAGTACACGAATTTATTTATAACGTTGATTAGTAGCGTTTGTTGGCTGTATTTTGAAGAACGGCTTAGAACACGCTGGTTCGTCCCCCATCGATTCCGGTTAGCTAGCCATACTGCTTTTACTACTGATCGGGTGTTCGCTC
Coding sequences within it:
- a CDS encoding LytR/AlgR family response regulator transcription factor; the protein is MQPIIRCFIIDDEAPAHVLLERYIKRVPYLLVVGQTYNAVDALFEIEQAKPDLIFLDIEMPEMTGIEFLKALPASRPNFPRPAVVMVTAYSEYAVQGYEHDVLDYLLKPTPFERFMQTINKYKARQGVSTAPVTTPDSTPNIPTAEPVPAPIAESELTEPAGQKGNFFLVKEDKKLIRVAPSDILFVESDSDYLTIHLSERSILTYMTMGKLESMLPADEFLRVNRSYLIRLGAIKEIDGNLITTLNGKRVPIGVTYRERVMDVLKRMMR
- a CDS encoding helix-turn-helix domain-containing protein, giving the protein MNPIALKIRKLREIHNYPQEYVAFQLGVSQAAYSKKETGRTELSLTVLQQVATLYGISLVDLIGLTLQDLIVHAVKQQVS
- a CDS encoding cold-shock protein produces the protein MGASNETFSKREKEKARQKKKQDKQGKRDDRKANLTKGQSLDQMLAYVDENGNLSTTPPDPKGYKSVDQEEIVIGVAKREPELVEVVRRGTVTMFNSAKGFGFIRDQQNQQSVFVHQNELIDPIQENDRVTFEIKNTPKGASAVQVRKLVKTSN
- a CDS encoding sensor histidine kinase, whose translation is MTYAINYLMFKSLLDVTDGYIGKEKTYITIAWELFLKDGGWLGCFKSARIATWNYTLALFIPTITISVKSIRDIIFIQKKNAKLELDRIVLERDKLTLERDKLALEQENLQLEINFLKSQINPHFLFNTLNSVYVDIMDTNEQAAEQVLKLASLMRYGLYESNQGQADLAKELAYIQNYLDLERIRHGHQVTITFDQRGNLAGYKIAPLLLISFVENAFKHGVRKSKQAAFIYIHASMQDGLFTFIVKNSLGISEIDKTGTEPGGVGLVNTRKRLQILYPDRHELAVNTVADTYQVTLQLKLA
- a CDS encoding lantibiotic dehydratase, with the protein product MQARLLHHPLDGLLHEWYSDPFAQEAIYLASPTLYERFMRWLSGEQLSDVHKLLQTLYKYAIRMSTRCTPYGLFAGCSLALPADYTRLRRKNPQPVRRHSRLDIECLMAVRDWLLAQPIIRNQVLFYTNNSLYAVGGNFRYVEMQQTTASRHYFITALTGDQFLKRLFEQARTGATVPQLVNYLVEMNIEEDEACAFVEQLIDEQLLSCDLDPVLIGESYLDVLIAKVAALSDTELITQDLIQLKELVATTPNVVDLGNHIGSWLDGRQLDAPIDRLQVDSFYEEGSLTVGQSAMEHLRQQIEQLAVLNQPHHCPDMDDLKRRFYDRYEQEEIPLALALDSEYGIGYGVQSGLGVGYAPMIDDLSLPNIEGVLQPPTWNWWQSFVLNKYSESLYSHQAEIELSQADLEHIAKQRRDGQALPESFYVFGNWLAKSGEAIDKNEYRFVMQACKGPSAATLLSRFCEGSSPLTEAVQSCVRATEQHHPDVIFAEVVHFPENRAGNILTRPTLYQYEIPYLAQSSVDQEYQIPIDDLLISVRNGRVVLRSRRLNKRVIPRLTNAHNYHQGLPTYRFLCDLQHQDSHLDVKWNWGVLAEQAYLPRVRYKNIILSRATWQLQAKDLQLGNLFQLAIQLNEKGLPQEFVVGMHDHELLVCLHNPQSLSLLVAELQKRNSVRIYEYLATADNCPVSVGGQPFTNEVVIPFHNPSAPKLFGLMPSLKTLPQRRFSVGSEWLYLKIYTGEKTSDDLLATVLYPVVEQLLAKGVINQFFFIRYKDVDPHLRLRFRGNPYLDFHHVVMRKVEEALRDRVHEGVVHRVQMDTYVREIERYGHEQIELCEAIFHYDSLSTLAFLAQHKAVFDESSRFAFAVAKIDCLLTGVGLLTGERSQLMNQMKDGFFAEFNGDVNLRRQQNEKFRHYRPLIDHALSTAYQGVPNQTVPDCMTAELTNKLRLAFPGPPQLMPILQSLIHMIINRLFPAKQRAYELVIYHCLAKHYDAQKARQPVCVEVD
- a CDS encoding adenylate/guanylate cyclase domain-containing protein, encoding MADSLFNLGIHYQDTQVYQPSLVLFERSQKLYRQIGDWKKVGDCFNCKAITYYYISDFSKAVVAFEDGAEIFKKIHYKKGVASTLNNVGNIYNSQGNYAKALAYFQQATLIFKEIGDIENWAAATNNVGLIYGKVKDYSNAMKYFTQAYAVFKKENKQERIAQTQDAIGNIYVKLGKYDKAFQSFNESLQIADRRQDKQLQIMALNSLGDLFNEQSAYARALPYYTRCLTYANQIGSLHSQAEAQIAIGTIMYRLGKSKDAVKKCRNGLQLAEKVGSVSMKKRGCDCLYQSYKAFGNTGQALYYFEQANTLEDSLNLSETANRVMNIEFQKQQLVDSIAYVQKEHIIQLKHKEEVERQEKQRNMSILSLGFILLVAVGLWAQLNYVKKSRAALKVEKDRSEALLLNILPEEIAEELKEKGHVDARVFNLVSILFTDFKSFTQTAEQMSPQSLVEEIHTCFKAFDLIVEKYQIEKIKTIGDAFMAVGGLSYTDDRSLKNIVLAGLEMQEFMVKRAVEKRVEGYPAFEMRLGIHTGPIVAGIVGVKKFQYDVWGDTVNTASRMESSGMVGKVNISETLYEFIKQEECFSFEYRGQVHAKGKGKMGMYFVKKSNVVQLVA